The Tistrella bauzanensis sequence TGAAGGGCGAGACCGACCGCCGGGTGATCGCGGTGATCGGCGATGGCGCGATGAGCGCCGGCATGGCCTATGAGGCGATGAACAACGCCGGCGCCATGCCCGACCGGCTGATCGTGATCCTGAACGACAACGACATGTCGATCGCCCCGCCGACCGGTGCGATGAGTGCCTATCTGTCGCGGCTGATTTCGTCGCGATCGTATCGGTCGTTGCGCGACATCGCCAAGCACATGGCCCGTGCCTTCCCCAAACCCCTGGAAAAGGCGGCGAAGCGCGCCGAGGAATTCGCCCGCGGCCTGGTCACCGGCGGTACGCTGTTCGAGGAACTGGGCTTCTATTACGTCGGCCCGATCGATGGCCACAACCTGGACCATCTGTTGCCGGTGCTGCTGAATGTTCGTGACGCCCAGCAGGACGGCCCTGTGCTGATCCACATCGTCACCCAGAAGGGCAAGGGCTATCCGCCGGCCGAGAAGGCCGCGGACAAGTATCATGGCGTGGCGAAGTTCGATGTCGTCACCGGCGCCCAGGTCAAGTCCGCCGCCGGCGCGCCCAGCTATACCAATGTGTTCGCCGACGCGCTGATCGCCGAGGCGGAGCATGACGACCGCATCCTGGCGGTGACGGCGGCGATGCCGACCGGTACCGGGCTCGATCGGTTCGGCCGGCGGTTCCCTGAGCGGGTGTTCGACGTCGGCATCGCCGAGCAGCACGCGGTCACCTTCGCGGCCGGCCTTGCCGCCGAGGGCATGAAGCCGTTCGCCACGATCTATTCCACCTTTCTGCAGCGCGCCTATGATCAGGTGGTGCATGACGTGGCGATCCAGCGTCTGCCGGTCAGATTCGCGATCGACCGCGCCGGGCTGGTCGGCGCCGACGGCGCCACCCATATGGGCTCGTTCGATCTGACCTATCTGTGCTGCCTGCCCGATTTCGTGGTGATGGCACCGGCCGACGAGGCCGAGTTGATGCATATGGTGGCGACCGCGGCGGTGATCGACGACCGTCCGAGCGCCGTGCGCTATCCGCGCGGCGAGGGCACTGGCGTTGCGCTGCCCGCGCGTGGCATCCCGCTTGAAATCGGTCGTGGCCGCGTGCTGCGGGAAGGCACCAAGGTGGCGATCCTGGCGCTGGGCAGCCGGGTGGCCGATGCGCTGAAGGCAGGTGAGGAATTGACCGCCCGCGGCTATTCCACCACCGTGGCCGATGCCCGCTTCGCCAAGCCGATCGATGCCGATCTGGTCCGCAGGCTGGCGGCGGAACACGAGGTGCTGATCACGATCGAGGAAAACGCGATCGGCGGTTTCGCCACCCAGGTGACCCAGCTGCTGTGCGACGGCGCCCTGATCGAACGCGGCCTGAAGCTGCGCCCGATGATGCTCCCCGACCTGTTCCTCGACCAGATGAGCCCGCGCGATCAGGTGGAGGTCGCCGGCATCGGTGTCAGTGCCATCGTCGCCAAGGCACTTGAGGCTCTGGGCCATAACGATGTCGACGTGGTGCTGAGCAACAGCCGCGCCTGACCGATGGACGGGGACATTTCCTATGGCTGGCGATGCGTCGCGCCTCGATCAGGCCCTGGTCGACCGGGGGCTGGTGGAAACCCGCAGCCGCGCCCAGGCGCTGGTGATGGCCGGGCTGGTCTATGTCGGCGACCGCAAGGAAACCAAGCCGGGCACGCGGGTCAAGGCGGATGCCACCCTGACCGTGCGGGGCAGCGACCACCCCTGGGTGTCGCGGGGCGGGCTGAAGCTCGCCGGCGCGATCGATCATTTCGGCCTGAACCCCGCCGGTGCCATCGCGATCGATGTCGGCGCATCCACCGGCGGCTTCACCGATGTGCTGCTGGCGCATGATGCAGCCAAGGTCTATGCGGTCGATGTCGGGCATGGCCAGCTGGCGTGGAAGCTGCGTCAGGATCCGCGCGTCGTGGTGCTGGAAAAGCAGAATGCCCGCCATCTGACCGAGGTGCTGATCCCTGAACGGGTCGACTGGGTGGTCTGTGACGCCAGTTTCATCGGCCTGCGCACCGTGCTGCCGGCGGCGTTG is a genomic window containing:
- the dxs gene encoding 1-deoxy-D-xylulose-5-phosphate synthase, producing the protein MSDRPSTPLLDTVQVPADLRGLTRDQLRQLADELRAETISAVSVTGGHLGAGLGVVELSVAIHHVFDTPRDRLIWDVGHQCYPHKILTGRRERIRTLRQRDGLSGFTKRDESDYDPFGAAHSSTSISAGLGMAVASRLKGETDRRVIAVIGDGAMSAGMAYEAMNNAGAMPDRLIVILNDNDMSIAPPTGAMSAYLSRLISSRSYRSLRDIAKHMARAFPKPLEKAAKRAEEFARGLVTGGTLFEELGFYYVGPIDGHNLDHLLPVLLNVRDAQQDGPVLIHIVTQKGKGYPPAEKAADKYHGVAKFDVVTGAQVKSAAGAPSYTNVFADALIAEAEHDDRILAVTAAMPTGTGLDRFGRRFPERVFDVGIAEQHAVTFAAGLAAEGMKPFATIYSTFLQRAYDQVVHDVAIQRLPVRFAIDRAGLVGADGATHMGSFDLTYLCCLPDFVVMAPADEAELMHMVATAAVIDDRPSAVRYPRGEGTGVALPARGIPLEIGRGRVLREGTKVAILALGSRVADALKAGEELTARGYSTTVADARFAKPIDADLVRRLAAEHEVLITIEENAIGGFATQVTQLLCDGALIERGLKLRPMMLPDLFLDQMSPRDQVEVAGIGVSAIVAKALEALGHNDVDVVLSNSRA
- a CDS encoding TlyA family RNA methyltransferase, whose translation is MAGDASRLDQALVDRGLVETRSRAQALVMAGLVYVGDRKETKPGTRVKADATLTVRGSDHPWVSRGGLKLAGAIDHFGLNPAGAIAIDVGASTGGFTDVLLAHDAAKVYAVDVGHGQLAWKLRQDPRVVVLEKQNARHLTEVLIPERVDWVVCDASFIGLRTVLPAALSRLKPGGLAVALIKPQFEVGRGRVGKGGVVREPELHAEVVDTISDWFAAQPGVTVLGVTPSPIKGPEGNVEFLIAARFADGGTPSDAVDASRPED